Proteins from a single region of Mycoplasma leachii PG50:
- a CDS encoding N-acetylmannosamine-6-phosphate 2-epimerase, whose amino-acid sequence MDLINQIKNTLIVSCQAIDDEPLNDSYVLSKMAYALVLGGSKVLRLSQVEHIKAVKKVVDVPIIGLIKKRYDNSEVFITPTIKEVDQLVDLKVDIIALDATLRTRPDQDLTTLVKTIKTKYPNQLLMADCSSVEDAINAQNLGFDLIGSTLRGCTSQTKGHNNLENDYQFLRDLKKVITKPIIAEGGIWTPQQAKEILNLGIHSVVVGTAITRLHLIVKYWNDILK is encoded by the coding sequence ATGGATTTAATTAATCAAATTAAAAATACATTAATTGTTTCTTGTCAAGCAATCGATGATGAACCTTTAAATGATAGTTATGTTTTAAGCAAAATGGCTTATGCACTAGTTTTAGGCGGATCTAAAGTATTAAGATTAAGTCAAGTTGAACATATTAAAGCAGTTAAGAAAGTTGTAGATGTTCCAATTATTGGTTTAATTAAAAAACGTTATGACAATAGTGAAGTTTTTATTACTCCAACAATTAAAGAAGTAGATCAATTAGTTGATTTAAAAGTAGACATTATTGCTCTTGATGCTACTTTAAGAACTAGACCTGATCAAGATTTAACAACTTTAGTTAAAACAATTAAAACAAAATATCCTAATCAATTATTAATGGCTGATTGTTCTAGTGTAGAAGATGCTATTAATGCTCAGAATTTAGGATTTGATTTAATAGGTTCGACTTTAAGAGGTTGTACAAGCCAAACAAAAGGACATAACAATTTAGAAAATGATTATCAATTTTTAAGAGATTTAAAAAAAGTAATTACAAAACCAATTATTGCTGAAGGTGGAATATGAACTCCACAACAAGCAAAAGAAATTTTAAATTTAGGAATACATAGTGTTGTTGTTGGAACTGCTATAACTAGATTACATTTAATTGTTAAATATTGAAACGATATTTTAAAATAA
- a CDS encoding M20 family metallopeptidase: MKVDEKELISKYFDQALNETMKVVSIPSFLTAPTKDAPYGKGCKEVLDYVIDLANNLGFQTYKDINNKYGFVDYGTGEKLFVILAHLDVVPPGNIEQWVTDPFTPIIKDNKLIGRGTFDDKGPAMMNLFALKYLKDHNYISSKYKIRLIFGLTEETTWDSIETYVKDHGIADLGYTPDGEFPVVYAEKWIADLDIVSNEETDIQISGGAAYNVVCDTVWYKGPKIKEIQEYLNKNDITTKIENDKLIVQGKAGHGSLPWYGINAATWLAKSMYENDVHHKIIDYLANDVHLDFNLKNVFGDISDETGELTQNVGIIQIKNKDSKICLNFRIPVFTNPNQIFIPTLTKYLEKINLSLEVKKIDNSLYVHQDSDLIKKIMKVYQEVTQDYKAKPIAIGGGTYAKAMPNVVAFGAEFDIENSTMHAYNEYVKIDDLKKMLEIYTKAIVLLTE; the protein is encoded by the coding sequence ATGAAAGTCGATGAAAAAGAATTAATATCTAAATATTTTGATCAAGCATTAAATGAAACAATGAAAGTTGTGTCTATTCCTTCTTTTTTAACTGCTCCAACAAAAGATGCTCCTTATGGAAAAGGTTGTAAAGAGGTATTAGATTATGTAATTGATCTAGCTAATAATTTAGGTTTTCAAACTTATAAAGATATTAATAATAAATACGGATTTGTTGATTATGGAACTGGAGAGAAATTATTTGTAATTTTAGCTCACTTAGATGTAGTTCCACCAGGAAATATTGAACAATGAGTTACTGATCCTTTCACACCAATTATCAAAGATAATAAATTAATTGGAAGAGGAACTTTTGATGATAAAGGTCCTGCTATGATGAATTTATTTGCCCTAAAATATTTAAAGGATCATAATTATATATCTTCAAAATATAAAATTAGACTAATTTTTGGATTAACTGAAGAAACTACATGAGATTCAATTGAAACTTATGTTAAAGATCATGGGATTGCTGATTTAGGATATACTCCAGATGGTGAATTTCCTGTTGTTTATGCTGAAAAATGAATTGCTGATTTAGATATTGTTTCTAATGAAGAAACTGATATTCAAATTAGTGGTGGAGCTGCTTATAATGTAGTTTGTGACACTGTTTGATATAAAGGACCAAAAATTAAAGAAATACAAGAATATCTAAATAAAAATGATATAACAACTAAAATTGAAAATGATAAGTTAATTGTTCAAGGAAAAGCCGGGCATGGTAGTTTACCTTGATATGGAATTAATGCAGCAACTTGATTAGCTAAAAGTATGTATGAAAATGATGTTCATCATAAAATTATAGATTATTTAGCTAATGATGTACATTTAGACTTTAATCTAAAAAATGTTTTTGGTGATATTTCTGATGAGACTGGTGAACTTACTCAAAACGTTGGAATTATTCAAATTAAAAATAAAGATTCTAAAATTTGTTTAAATTTTAGAATCCCTGTATTCACTAATCCAAATCAAATTTTCATTCCAACATTAACTAAGTATTTAGAAAAAATTAATTTATCTTTAGAAGTTAAAAAGATTGATAATAGTTTGTATGTTCATCAAGATTCTGATTTAATTAAAAAAATTATGAAAGTTTATCAAGAAGTAACTCAAGACTACAAGGCAAAACCTATAGCTATTGGTGGTGGAACATATGCTAAAGCTATGCCTAATGTTGTAGCTTTTGGTGCAGAATTTGATATTGAAAATTCAACAATGCATGCTTACAATGAGTATGTTAAAATTGATGATCTAAAAAAAATGTTAGAAATTTATACTAAAGCTATTGTTTTACTAACTGAATAA
- the udk gene encoding uridine kinase has protein sequence MSKKVSIILIAGGSASGKTTIASKIANEILKDKSVEHISMDNYYKDFTNLSLEQRNHINFDHPNSIDIDLLIKDLKQLLKRHDIFVPTYDYKKHIRTNKEKLIKASDVIIVDGIFSLHFEKLRELGDIKIFVKTPDDLRFIRRLVRDIKERNRTIESVIDQYLTDVKPMHDLFIEQTIDYADIVIPFKKGNDVAIDIVASKIKDLLN, from the coding sequence ATGAGTAAAAAAGTTAGCATTATTTTAATAGCTGGTGGTAGTGCTAGTGGAAAAACAACTATTGCTAGTAAAATAGCTAATGAGATTTTAAAAGATAAATCTGTAGAACATATTTCAATGGATAATTACTATAAAGATTTTACTAACTTATCTTTAGAGCAAAGAAACCATATTAATTTTGATCACCCAAATTCAATTGATATTGATCTTTTAATTAAAGATTTAAAACAACTTTTAAAAAGACATGATATTTTTGTTCCAACTTATGATTATAAAAAACATATTAGAACAAATAAAGAAAAACTAATTAAAGCTAGTGATGTTATTATAGTTGATGGCATCTTTTCATTACATTTTGAAAAATTACGCGAACTTGGAGATATTAAAATATTTGTAAAAACTCCTGATGATTTAAGATTTATTAGAAGATTAGTCAGAGATATAAAAGAGCGTAATAGAACTATTGAAAGTGTTATTGATCAATACTTAACTGATGTTAAACCTATGCATGATCTTTTTATAGAACAAACTATTGATTATGCAGATATTGTAATACCATTTAAAAAAGGAAATGATGTAGCTATTGATATAGTTGCTTCAAAAATTAAAGACTTATTAAATTAA